The following are encoded in a window of Caldicellulosiruptor danielii genomic DNA:
- a CDS encoding carbohydrate ABC transporter permease, whose translation MKKKTVGDLVFEVFNYVLMIILAVVTLYPFLHVLAVSLNDPYDTVKGGITIFPRKFTLVNYIETLNYPQIPWAVLITVLRTVIGTFVGVLSTAMVAYVINRKDFIARKPVAIMFIITMYVGGGLIPDYMLIRGLGLMNNFLVYILPGLISPFNVIVIKSYMEGIPPDLEESAMIDGANDFLIFWKIILPLCAPVIATISLFIAVGHWNSWFDTYLYCSSEPKLTTLQYELQKILSNATASSQVDYYSNLDPNRTMKVTPHSLRMAMTIIVTLPILLVYPFIQRYFIHGMTIGAVKS comes from the coding sequence GTGAAAAAGAAAACAGTGGGGGATTTAGTCTTTGAAGTATTTAATTATGTACTAATGATAATTTTGGCAGTGGTCACCCTCTATCCTTTTTTACATGTTTTAGCTGTATCACTTAATGACCCTTATGATACAGTAAAGGGTGGAATTACCATATTTCCACGAAAGTTTACGTTGGTAAATTATATAGAAACATTAAACTATCCCCAAATTCCGTGGGCAGTGTTGATAACTGTGCTGAGAACAGTTATTGGTACTTTTGTTGGTGTTTTGTCAACTGCTATGGTTGCTTATGTTATAAACAGGAAGGATTTTATTGCAAGAAAACCAGTTGCTATAATGTTTATTATCACTATGTATGTAGGTGGGGGCTTGATTCCTGACTACATGCTAATAAGAGGACTTGGACTTATGAATAACTTTTTAGTGTATATACTTCCCGGTCTTATAAGTCCTTTTAACGTTATTGTTATAAAATCATATATGGAAGGGATTCCACCGGATTTGGAAGAATCGGCAATGATAGATGGTGCAAATGACTTTTTGATATTTTGGAAAATAATTTTGCCGCTTTGTGCGCCTGTTATTGCAACAATTAGTTTGTTTATTGCAGTTGGACATTGGAACTCTTGGTTTGATACATATCTGTATTGCTCAAGTGAACCAAAGCTTACCACCTTACAATATGAACTTCAGAAGATTTTATCTAACGCAACCGCATCTTCTCAAGTGGATTATTATAGTAATCTTGATCCTAACAGGACCATGAAAGTTACACCACATTCATTGAGAATGGCAATGACAATAATTGTAACGCTTCCTATATTGCTTGTGTATCCATTTATTCAGAGATATTTTATACATGGTATGACAATTGGTGCAGTAAAAAGCTAA
- a CDS encoding ABC transporter permease, which yields MNSAKLSKKLWRQRYLILMIFPFIIWLIIFRYVPLWGWIMAFQDYKPGRPIWNQEWVGFKWFVEMFQDPDFYKAMRNTLIMSFMGLIFGFPLPIILALLLNEIKNIAFKRTVQTISYLPHFVSWVVVASLVSEILSPSGVINQILQKLHLTNYPIMFMAEPRYFWWIVTFSDIWKELGWNTIIFLAAITSINPELYEAATVDGAGRFRKMISITLPGIMPTVVVLLILSIGNIINIGFEKQFLLRTAATRDVADVIDLYILTYGIGTARYSFGTAAGVFKSVVSLVLLVFANWFSKKTTGYRMM from the coding sequence ATGAACAGTGCAAAACTTTCTAAAAAACTGTGGCGGCAAAGATATCTAATTCTAATGATTTTTCCTTTTATCATATGGCTTATCATTTTCAGATATGTCCCACTATGGGGCTGGATTATGGCATTCCAAGATTATAAACCTGGTAGACCTATTTGGAATCAAGAATGGGTTGGATTTAAATGGTTTGTTGAGATGTTTCAAGACCCCGACTTTTATAAAGCTATGAGAAATACATTAATAATGAGTTTTATGGGTTTAATATTCGGTTTTCCATTGCCGATAATCTTAGCCTTACTTTTAAATGAAATAAAAAATATAGCATTTAAAAGAACTGTCCAGACAATCTCATATCTTCCACACTTTGTTTCATGGGTTGTTGTGGCAAGTTTGGTAAGCGAAATTCTATCACCAAGTGGTGTGATAAATCAAATTTTACAAAAGCTTCATCTCACAAATTACCCAATTATGTTTATGGCAGAGCCTCGTTACTTCTGGTGGATAGTTACATTTTCTGATATTTGGAAAGAGCTCGGATGGAACACAATTATATTCTTGGCAGCAATCACATCAATAAATCCTGAACTGTATGAAGCTGCAACAGTTGATGGTGCGGGAAGATTCAGAAAGATGATAAGCATAACCCTTCCAGGGATAATGCCCACAGTTGTGGTCCTTTTAATTTTAAGCATAGGAAACATAATAAACATAGGTTTTGAAAAACAATTTCTTTTAAGAACAGCGGCAACAAGAGATGTTGCTGATGTCATCGACCTTTATATACTTACATATGGTATTGGAACAGCCAGATACTCTTTTGGAACAGCCGCAGGTGTTTTCAAGTCAGTTGTGAGCTTGGTTCTACTTGTTTTTGCTAATTGGTTTTCTAAAAAGACAACTGGCTATCGCATGATGTAA
- a CDS encoding response regulator transcription factor: MLKAILIDDEPIILEGLQKIIDWKALGFEIIATAQDGIEGLEKIKKFKPEVALVDIRIPGIDGLTLINKLKEEGVNTKVIILSGYSEFEYAKEAIELGVESYLLKPVDPHLLEQKLEKVKQKISQEIELQKIMKTTQEIGLEKVIEKLLLGTFDDHEIDYVNSFYGLSLPWKKYQVAIVTFCGKNNQKVIEEKIFQLKREIDLFLKRNCCGYSTIINHNICILFKDFWYPFNSKSINILKENLIRIVGNQVVISIGSEVDDYTLIKESFNEAIELLEKRFLLGYKGIVYIGEYVENIEGKKVNFDNKECTEKLAMAIALNGFESINRIVEEKSEQLLCSRISEEDIKINFSNFYIETLYKLSQNELYKPLVEKYLSQEILKSFYIQPTLTELKGLIKFYFVSLADEINKINPDSLKQKIADFIERNYFADIKLDTIANAFGYNSSYFSKLFKKIFGENFTVYLDRIRVEKAKVFLKEGCKVSETCKKVGFEDVDYFCSKFKKYVGLSPKEYKEKQKS; encoded by the coding sequence TTGCTAAAAGCAATTTTGATTGACGATGAGCCTATCATATTAGAGGGTCTTCAAAAAATTATTGATTGGAAGGCATTGGGATTTGAGATCATTGCCACCGCTCAAGATGGTATAGAAGGATTAGAAAAGATAAAAAAATTTAAACCTGAAGTTGCTTTGGTTGATATCAGAATACCTGGAATAGATGGGCTTACGTTAATAAACAAGTTAAAAGAGGAAGGAGTGAATACCAAAGTTATAATCCTTTCAGGGTATTCTGAATTTGAATATGCAAAAGAAGCAATTGAGCTTGGTGTTGAAAGTTATTTGCTAAAACCTGTTGACCCCCATTTACTTGAGCAGAAGTTAGAGAAAGTAAAACAAAAAATTAGTCAAGAAATTGAACTGCAAAAAATTATGAAAACAACTCAAGAAATTGGTTTGGAAAAAGTAATTGAAAAGCTTTTGTTGGGGACATTTGATGACCATGAAATAGATTATGTCAATAGTTTTTATGGACTTTCGCTGCCATGGAAGAAATATCAGGTTGCAATAGTAACATTTTGTGGAAAGAATAATCAAAAGGTTATAGAAGAAAAGATATTTCAATTAAAAAGAGAGATAGATTTGTTTTTAAAAAGAAATTGTTGTGGATATTCAACAATTATTAATCATAATATATGTATTCTCTTCAAAGATTTTTGGTATCCCTTCAATAGCAAAAGTATTAACATATTAAAGGAAAACCTGATAAGAATAGTTGGCAACCAAGTGGTAATTTCAATTGGTAGTGAAGTAGATGACTACACTCTTATCAAAGAGTCGTTTAATGAAGCAATTGAATTGCTTGAAAAGCGATTTCTATTAGGATACAAAGGAATTGTTTACATAGGAGAGTATGTGGAAAATATTGAAGGTAAAAAAGTCAACTTTGATAATAAAGAGTGTACTGAAAAATTAGCAATGGCTATTGCACTAAATGGGTTTGAGAGCATTAATCGGATAGTTGAAGAAAAGAGTGAACAACTTTTATGCAGTAGAATATCTGAAGAGGATATAAAGATAAATTTCTCAAACTTTTATATTGAGACTTTATATAAATTATCACAAAATGAGCTTTATAAACCTCTTGTTGAAAAATATCTTAGCCAAGAGATTTTAAAGAGTTTTTACATTCAGCCTACTTTGACAGAATTAAAAGGTTTGATAAAATTCTACTTTGTATCTCTTGCAGATGAGATTAATAAAATAAACCCTGATAGCCTAAAACAAAAGATTGCTGACTTTATAGAAAGAAACTATTTTGCAGATATAAAATTAGATACAATTGCCAATGCTTTTGGATACAATAGCTCTTATTTTAGTAAGCTCTTTAAAAAGATATTTGGAGAGAACTTCACAGTGTATTTAGATAGAATACGGGTAGAAAAGGCTAAAGTCTTTTTAAAAGAAGGATGTAAGGTATCTGAGACATGCAAAAAAGTTGGTTTTGAAGATGTTGATTATTTTTGTTCAAAATTCAAAAAATATGTAGGGCTTTCACCAAAGGAGTATAAAGAAAAACAAAAGAGTTGA
- a CDS encoding sensor histidine kinase codes for MKLFFANLKIKKKFILAFVISALIPQTILGIILFLNLRAIALENAIKDTRKNVEDVKIKLMDIVQNAVDISNKLYLDKKLLNILSTEYKDISKMYDDYTSYTELSNLMSIYNKNIHAIKIYAFNPTLLDTGEIVKVDDYTKNQEWFKEAIKGDGKILWELVFDNNPFRPQYYFSLIRLIKNSYGERIGVMVIYIKKEKLEEVLSLHLNTLVITGKGIIVAAKDKDLVGKKLNFNFSSQDGKLIENVNIDGQRTMAILGTISASESGSSFLKIISFFSKKDIFKRVNKITFITFILILVNSLVSLLLMLLFSKLITDRIAILNKKVNEISHGNLDAQINILGNDEIGQLTENIKTMAKNIKNLINQVYLAEVQKQQIIAKQREIQLEMLCNQINPHFLFNTLEAIRMKAFCTGQYEIAQVVYLLSNLLRKSIEMTIDLITLEKEIEIAKEFLEIQKFRFGDKIDYKIEVQDDLLSSKVLPFIIQPLVENSIRHGIEPMIGKGTIEIKVFEEDGIIKIIVTDNGAGMPKEKLEEVLQSLDSKDKSHVGLKNVYHRLKLFYGDEAKIFISSELGKGTSIKIQIPKR; via the coding sequence ATGAAACTCTTTTTTGCAAATTTAAAAATAAAGAAAAAGTTCATATTAGCTTTTGTGATTTCTGCTTTAATTCCCCAAACTATTTTGGGGATTATTCTTTTTTTAAACCTCAGAGCAATTGCTTTAGAAAATGCTATCAAAGACACAAGGAAAAACGTTGAGGATGTAAAAATCAAGCTTATGGATATTGTACAGAATGCTGTTGACATTTCTAATAAATTATATCTTGATAAAAAACTTCTGAATATACTTTCAACAGAGTACAAAGATATATCCAAAATGTACGATGATTATACTTCATATACAGAGCTTTCTAATCTCATGTCTATTTACAACAAAAATATTCATGCAATAAAAATTTATGCCTTTAATCCCACATTGCTTGATACGGGCGAAATTGTAAAGGTTGACGATTATACAAAAAATCAAGAATGGTTTAAAGAAGCCATAAAAGGCGATGGGAAGATTTTATGGGAGCTTGTGTTTGACAACAATCCATTTCGACCACAGTATTATTTTAGCTTGATAAGGCTTATAAAAAACTCTTATGGTGAAAGAATAGGTGTAATGGTAATTTACATAAAGAAAGAAAAGCTTGAGGAAGTATTGTCACTGCACTTGAACACCTTAGTTATAACTGGCAAAGGAATAATCGTTGCTGCAAAAGACAAAGATCTTGTTGGTAAGAAACTGAATTTTAATTTTTCCTCTCAGGATGGCAAACTTATTGAAAACGTCAATATTGATGGTCAAAGAACAATGGCAATTTTAGGCACAATCAGTGCAAGTGAAAGCGGAAGTAGCTTTCTCAAAATCATTTCATTTTTCTCGAAGAAAGATATATTTAAAAGGGTCAACAAAATAACTTTTATAACATTTATACTTATACTTGTTAATTCTTTAGTATCACTTCTTCTTATGCTCTTATTCTCTAAGCTGATAACCGATAGAATTGCAATCTTGAACAAAAAAGTGAATGAAATTTCGCATGGCAATTTAGATGCACAGATAAATATTTTAGGCAATGATGAGATTGGACAGCTCACAGAGAATATAAAAACAATGGCTAAAAACATCAAAAACCTGATTAACCAGGTGTATCTGGCAGAGGTCCAAAAACAACAAATAATTGCAAAACAAAGAGAAATCCAGCTTGAGATGCTTTGCAATCAAATAAATCCTCATTTTTTATTCAATACTCTTGAGGCTATCAGGATGAAGGCTTTTTGCACCGGTCAGTATGAAATTGCTCAAGTTGTTTATTTGCTGAGTAATTTACTCAGAAAAAGCATTGAGATGACAATAGATTTGATAACTTTGGAAAAAGAAATTGAAATTGCTAAGGAATTTTTAGAAATTCAAAAGTTTCGATTTGGAGATAAAATAGATTACAAAATTGAAGTTCAAGATGACCTTCTTTCATCAAAAGTACTTCCGTTTATAATCCAGCCACTTGTAGAAAATTCAATTAGGCATGGTATTGAACCAATGATAGGAAAAGGAACCATTGAAATTAAAGTATTTGAAGAAGATGGAATAATAAAGATAATTGTTACAGACAATGGTGCTGGTATGCCAAAGGAAAAGCTTGAGGAAGTCTTACAGTCGTTAGATAGCAAAGACAAAAGTCACGTGGGACTGAAAAATGTTTATCATAGACTAAAACTATTTTATGGGGATGAAGCAAAAATTTTTATAAGTAGTGAACTTGGCAAAGGCACAAGTATAAAAATTCAAATTCCAAAGAGGTGA
- the yicI gene encoding alpha-xylosidase, whose amino-acid sequence MKFTDGFWRVKEGVRLYYPAHVYDYEIAKDSVVIFAPAQFITHRGQTLQGPVFTMRFSSPFEDVIRVQIWHYKGQKDKKPYFEFYKEEGYCPLIEDFSDSIVITSGKLKATVSKKGEWGVTYYYEDKYLTRNGYKYLGYAIMPDNTTYMREQLSLSVGECVYGLGERFTPFVKNGQVVDMWNEDGGTISDLAYKNIPFYITNRGYGVFVNDPGRVSFEVASENVERVQFSVEGEYLEYFIIGGNSMKNVLENYTKLTGRPQLPPAWSFGLWLTTSFTTNYDEQTVTSFIDGMLKRDIPLHVFHFDCFWMKDMHWVDFEWDKRVFPEPSQMLKRLKEKGVKICVWINPYVSQLSKLFDEGKEKGYFLKKPNGDVWQTDSWQPGMAIVDFTNPEACKWYSSKLKELIKMGVDCFKTDFGERIPTDVVYFDGSDPEKMHNYYTYLYNKTVYETLQEAFGKGNAVIFARSATAGSQKFPVHWGGDCLASYESMAETLRGGLSLSLCGFGFWSHDIGGFESTATPDLYKRWVAFGLLSSHSRLHGNSAYKVPWLYDEEAVDVLRFFTKLKCKLMPYIFSAAVEAAEKGIPVLRPMVLEFPDDPTCHYLDRQYMLGSNLLVAPIFSPDGEVQYYVPEGIWTNILTGEKIVGGRWRKEKHNYFSLPLLARPNSVIPMGSCDTRPDYDYAANVTLNIYELEDGKTASVTVKNTNGETELEVEVIREKDKISINVLKDTQKPWRLLFHGLKLKSQFNAIVAQKENGSEVILEAASREALLSIEK is encoded by the coding sequence ATGAAATTTACTGATGGCTTTTGGCGTGTCAAAGAAGGAGTAAGATTGTATTATCCAGCTCATGTGTATGATTATGAAATTGCAAAAGATTCTGTTGTTATTTTTGCTCCAGCTCAATTTATTACACATAGAGGACAAACTCTCCAAGGTCCTGTTTTTACCATGCGCTTTTCTTCACCTTTTGAAGATGTTATAAGAGTGCAAATTTGGCACTACAAAGGTCAAAAAGATAAAAAGCCATATTTTGAATTTTATAAAGAAGAAGGATATTGTCCTTTGATAGAAGATTTTTCGGATAGTATAGTAATAACAAGTGGAAAGCTCAAAGCTACCGTTAGCAAAAAAGGTGAGTGGGGAGTAACATATTACTACGAAGATAAATATCTCACAAGAAATGGTTATAAATATCTTGGTTATGCAATTATGCCTGATAATACTACTTACATGAGAGAACAGCTTTCTTTAAGTGTTGGTGAGTGTGTTTATGGACTGGGCGAGAGATTTACTCCTTTTGTTAAAAACGGACAAGTGGTTGATATGTGGAACGAAGATGGTGGTACAATCTCTGATCTTGCTTATAAAAACATTCCTTTTTATATCACAAACCGCGGTTATGGTGTTTTTGTAAATGATCCAGGGCGTGTATCGTTTGAAGTTGCATCTGAGAATGTGGAGAGGGTTCAGTTTTCTGTGGAAGGTGAATATTTAGAATATTTCATAATTGGTGGCAATAGCATGAAAAATGTTTTAGAAAATTACACAAAACTCACAGGTCGGCCGCAGCTTCCACCAGCATGGTCTTTTGGGCTGTGGCTTACAACCTCATTTACTACAAACTATGATGAACAAACAGTTACAAGCTTTATAGATGGAATGCTAAAAAGAGATATTCCGCTTCATGTTTTTCACTTTGACTGTTTTTGGATGAAAGATATGCACTGGGTTGATTTTGAGTGGGATAAAAGGGTCTTTCCAGAACCATCGCAGATGCTAAAGCGCCTAAAAGAAAAGGGAGTGAAAATATGTGTTTGGATAAATCCTTATGTATCTCAGCTTTCGAAACTTTTTGATGAGGGAAAAGAAAAAGGATATTTTCTAAAAAAGCCAAATGGAGATGTTTGGCAGACAGATAGCTGGCAGCCTGGCATGGCAATTGTTGATTTTACAAATCCTGAGGCTTGCAAGTGGTATTCAAGTAAGCTCAAAGAGCTGATAAAAATGGGCGTTGATTGTTTCAAAACAGACTTTGGTGAGAGAATTCCAACAGATGTTGTGTACTTTGATGGCTCAGACCCTGAAAAGATGCATAATTACTACACCTATCTTTACAACAAGACAGTATATGAGACGCTTCAAGAAGCATTTGGCAAGGGAAATGCAGTTATTTTTGCAAGGTCAGCAACAGCAGGAAGTCAGAAATTTCCTGTGCACTGGGGCGGAGACTGTTTGGCTTCATATGAGTCTATGGCAGAGACGCTCAGGGGTGGCCTTTCACTTTCACTTTGCGGTTTTGGTTTTTGGAGTCATGACATAGGCGGGTTTGAGAGCACAGCAACTCCAGACCTTTATAAAAGATGGGTTGCATTTGGGCTTTTGTCTTCTCACAGCAGACTTCATGGGAATTCTGCCTATAAAGTCCCATGGCTTTACGACGAGGAAGCGGTTGATGTACTTAGATTCTTTACGAAATTAAAATGCAAACTTATGCCATACATCTTTTCAGCGGCTGTAGAAGCAGCAGAAAAAGGAATTCCTGTCTTGCGCCCTATGGTTTTAGAATTTCCAGATGATCCTACGTGCCACTATCTTGACAGACAATATATGTTAGGAAGCAATCTTTTGGTTGCTCCAATTTTCTCACCAGATGGCGAGGTTCAGTATTATGTTCCAGAAGGTATATGGACGAATATACTGACGGGTGAAAAGATTGTTGGTGGCAGATGGAGAAAGGAAAAACATAACTACTTTAGCCTGCCGCTTTTGGCAAGGCCAAATTCTGTAATTCCAATGGGGAGTTGTGACACAAGACCTGATTATGACTATGCTGCTAATGTAACATTAAATATATATGAATTAGAGGATGGTAAGACTGCTTCTGTGACTGTGAAGAATACAAATGGCGAGACAGAACTTGAGGTAGAAGTAATAAGAGAGAAGGATAAAATTTCAATAAATGTATTAAAAGATACTCAAAAGCCTTGGAGACTTCTTTTCCATGGGCTTAAGTTAAAGTCTCAATTTAATGCTATCGTGGCTCAAAAAGAAAATGGGAGTGAAGTAATTTTAGAGGCAGCAAGTAGAGAGGCGCTTTTGAGTATTGAAAAATAG
- a CDS encoding AraC family transcriptional regulator: MEERIKLKEKVQHGTPMFPINVYENLFWYQSNYLLPHWHDEFEIIYLEKGLASFSIDGQEYRLLPHQFLFVNCGSIHSGKAIDSPEAYAIVFNLNMLITSEPDICKTKYLQLIERRKQLVPSFVEDSYLRDVIFNLIEVWKKKEYGYELYIKSNLFMIFYHLFNKGYIVDSSFNREFNSKLEKIKAALDYINLNYSNPLSTEELSKITNLSKYYFCRLFKEITHLTPIDYINKFRVEKAIELIKNTNLSISEIAFEVGFNNVSYFIKIFKEYVGMTPLQYKKKDII, from the coding sequence ATGGAAGAAAGAATAAAGCTCAAAGAAAAGGTGCAACATGGTACTCCGATGTTTCCGATAAATGTGTATGAAAATTTATTTTGGTATCAAAGTAATTATCTTTTACCACACTGGCATGATGAGTTTGAAATAATCTATCTTGAAAAAGGTTTAGCAAGTTTTTCCATAGATGGTCAAGAGTATAGATTGTTACCTCATCAATTCTTATTTGTCAACTGTGGTTCAATTCATTCTGGAAAGGCTATTGACTCTCCAGAGGCGTATGCGATTGTGTTTAATCTAAATATGCTCATTACCTCCGAGCCTGACATCTGCAAAACTAAATACCTGCAGCTAATAGAGAGAAGAAAACAGTTGGTACCCAGTTTTGTTGAGGACTCTTATTTAAGAGATGTGATTTTTAACTTGATAGAGGTTTGGAAGAAAAAAGAATATGGTTATGAACTTTACATAAAATCAAACCTTTTTATGATTTTTTACCATCTTTTTAATAAAGGGTATATTGTGGACAGCAGCTTTAACAGAGAATTTAATTCCAAGCTTGAAAAGATAAAAGCAGCTTTAGATTATATCAATTTGAACTACTCTAATCCCCTTAGCACAGAGGAACTTAGCAAGATTACAAACCTGAGCAAATACTATTTTTGCAGGTTGTTTAAAGAGATTACTCATCTTACCCCCATTGATTACATAAACAAGTTTAGAGTGGAGAAGGCCATTGAACTTATCAAGAACACTAATCTTAGCATCTCAGAAATAGCATTTGAGGTTGGATTTAACAATGTTAGTTATTTTATAAAAATATTCAAAGAATATGTGGGTATGACTCCACTGCAGTACAAAAAGAAGGATATAATTTAG
- a CDS encoding transketolase family protein, translated as MAKIATREAYGQALAEFGEVYKDIVVLDADLSKSTRTEIFKKKFPDRFFNIGIAEQDLMATAAGLATCGKIPFASTFAVFAAGRAYDQVRNSIGYPHLNVKIGASHAGVSIGEDGASHQMLEDIALMRVIPGMVVLSPSDATSTYECVRLAIEHEGPVYIRLGRLGVEEIYKKGERKLELGKGIVLQKGTDVGILATGLMVHEAIKAAKMLQDEGISVYLVDMPCIKPIDVDLILDMAKTAGCIVTAEEHNVLGGFGSAVSEVLVQNYPVPVKMVGVNDEFGRSGKPEDVLKYYKLTAQEIVNKAKEVMKMKK; from the coding sequence ATGGCAAAGATAGCAACAAGAGAAGCATATGGTCAAGCACTGGCTGAGTTTGGTGAAGTGTACAAAGACATTGTTGTACTTGATGCAGACCTTTCAAAATCTACGAGGACAGAGATTTTCAAAAAGAAGTTTCCTGATAGATTTTTCAATATAGGAATAGCAGAGCAAGACCTTATGGCAACAGCAGCAGGGCTTGCAACATGTGGCAAGATTCCTTTTGCAAGCACATTTGCTGTCTTTGCAGCAGGAAGAGCCTATGACCAGGTGAGAAACTCCATTGGATACCCGCATCTTAATGTCAAGATTGGAGCATCACATGCAGGTGTGTCAATTGGCGAGGACGGTGCATCACATCAGATGCTTGAAGATATAGCCTTGATGAGGGTAATTCCTGGCATGGTGGTACTATCACCTTCTGATGCAACATCAACATATGAATGTGTAAGGCTTGCAATTGAGCATGAAGGACCTGTTTATATTCGCTTAGGAAGACTTGGAGTTGAGGAGATTTACAAGAAAGGTGAACGAAAACTTGAGCTTGGAAAAGGCATTGTTCTTCAAAAAGGTACAGATGTTGGAATTCTGGCAACAGGGCTTATGGTCCACGAAGCGATAAAAGCAGCAAAGATGCTTCAAGATGAAGGAATTTCAGTATATCTTGTTGACATGCCGTGTATAAAACCAATTGATGTTGATTTGATTTTAGATATGGCAAAGACAGCTGGCTGCATTGTAACAGCAGAGGAGCACAATGTCCTTGGTGGTTTTGGAAGTGCTGTTTCTGAGGTTTTGGTTCAAAACTATCCTGTACCTGTTAAGATGGTTGGTGTAAATGACGAATTTGGCAGGTCAGGAAAGCCTGAGGATGTTTTGAAATACTACAAGCTCACAGCACAGGAGATTGTAAATAAAGCAAAAGAGGTTATGAAGATGAAGAAGTAA
- a CDS encoding transketolase, translating to MDKAKELELKKIATEIRKSIIIQTAEAGSGHPGGSLSGVEILTYLYFVEMRIDPKNPKDPDRDRFVLSKGHASPLLYAVLAEKGFISKEELKGFRQIYSNLQGHPDMKKVPGVEMSTGSLGQGLSVANGMALAAKLDGKDYRVYVLLGDGEIQEGQIWEAAMTAAHYKLDNLTAFLDHNGLQIDGKITEVMSPEPVDEKFKAFGWHVIKIDGHDFNQIEKAVAEAKTVKGKPTIIIAETVKGKGVSFMENEVGWHGTAPNKEQAQKALEELQKQLENLEVQG from the coding sequence ATGGACAAGGCAAAGGAGCTTGAGCTCAAAAAGATAGCAACTGAAATAAGAAAGAGTATAATTATTCAAACAGCTGAAGCTGGCTCTGGTCACCCTGGCGGTTCACTTTCTGGTGTTGAGATTTTGACATATCTTTACTTTGTTGAGATGAGAATAGACCCTAAAAATCCAAAAGACCCAGACAGGGACAGGTTTGTTCTTTCCAAAGGACACGCATCCCCGCTTTTGTATGCGGTTTTGGCTGAAAAGGGTTTCATAAGCAAGGAGGAGCTGAAAGGTTTTAGGCAGATCTATTCAAATCTCCAAGGCCACCCTGACATGAAAAAGGTGCCTGGGGTTGAGATGTCAACAGGGTCTTTGGGGCAAGGTTTGTCTGTTGCAAACGGTATGGCATTGGCTGCAAAGCTGGATGGGAAAGACTATAGAGTATATGTTTTGCTTGGCGATGGAGAAATCCAGGAAGGACAAATTTGGGAAGCTGCAATGACAGCCGCACATTACAAGCTTGACAATCTCACAGCATTTTTAGACCACAATGGGCTTCAGATAGATGGTAAAATAACAGAGGTTATGTCCCCTGAGCCTGTTGATGAGAAATTTAAAGCATTTGGCTGGCATGTTATAAAAATTGATGGTCATGATTTTAACCAGATTGAAAAGGCAGTTGCTGAGGCAAAGACAGTGAAAGGAAAACCAACAATCATAATTGCTGAAACAGTAAAAGGAAAAGGCGTATCGTTTATGGAAAATGAAGTTGGCTGGCATGGCACAGCTCCAAATAAAGAGCAGGCTCAAAAGGCTTTAGAGGAGCTACAAAAGCAGTTAGAAAACTTGGAGGTGCAAGGATAA